In Alphaproteobacteria bacterium US3C007, one genomic interval encodes:
- a CDS encoding YeeE/YedE thiosulfate transporter family protein: MPIDWIYGLVGGVLIGCAGAFLLLGNGRVMGASGLVFGMFKTTDRRIWIENLAFVSALFIAPMLFVRPLNIGPTHASENVIVVAIAGLAVGFGTRLANGCTSGHGVCGISRFSLRGIAATMAYILAGAVSVVVFKHLLGAI; this comes from the coding sequence ATGCCAATAGATTGGATTTATGGATTGGTAGGCGGTGTTTTGATTGGCTGCGCTGGCGCTTTTCTTTTATTAGGAAATGGCCGAGTTATGGGCGCAAGCGGATTGGTTTTTGGCATGTTCAAAACCACAGATCGGCGAATTTGGATTGAAAACCTAGCGTTCGTTTCTGCGTTATTCATTGCTCCAATGCTGTTCGTGCGACCGTTAAACATAGGTCCGACACATGCTAGCGAAAATGTAATCGTCGTGGCGATTGCGGGTTTGGCAGTGGGTTTTGGAACAAGGCTGGCAAATGGTTGCACATCAGGCCATGGCGTCTGCGGCATTTCAAGGTTTTCCCTGCGGGGTATAGCTGCAACGATGGCGTATATTTTAGCCGGGGCGGTAAGCGTGGTTGTGTTTAAACATTTGTTAGGAGCCATTTGA
- a CDS encoding amino acid ABC transporter permease, whose protein sequence is MKKLAILLFLMLFLSGCSDNWGWYVVNPYSKSGWINLKFLMSGYYFTLLLSFTSIFISIAVGLLVALPGLSKNPWLRNFNRVYVEIVRSVPILVLILWVYYGLPPMTGLEINVFWAGVIALALSDSAFQAEIFRAGIQSIDRGQYEASHSISLNYKDTMRFVILPQAIRRILPALGNQLVYMLKMSSLVSVIGMQELTRKANELVVTEYRPLEIYTILVLEYLVLILVVSAGVRWLERRLKSDERV, encoded by the coding sequence ATGAAAAAGCTGGCAATTTTATTATTTTTAATGCTGTTTCTGTCGGGTTGCTCTGACAATTGGGGATGGTATGTGGTCAACCCCTACAGCAAATCCGGTTGGATAAACTTAAAATTCCTTATGTCGGGATATTATTTCACGCTGTTGCTATCCTTCACCTCGATTTTCATTTCGATTGCTGTTGGATTATTGGTCGCCCTGCCCGGTCTATCGAAAAATCCGTGGCTTAGGAATTTTAATCGCGTCTATGTCGAAATTGTGAGATCGGTTCCTATTCTGGTTCTCATTTTATGGGTATATTATGGCCTGCCTCCAATGACAGGTCTGGAAATAAACGTTTTCTGGGCTGGAGTAATTGCCCTGGCATTGTCCGATAGTGCCTTCCAAGCGGAGATATTCCGCGCAGGAATACAATCCATCGATAGAGGCCAATATGAAGCGTCACATTCCATTTCATTAAATTACAAAGATACGATGCGGTTTGTGATCTTACCGCAAGCCATACGTCGTATTCTTCCAGCGTTAGGCAATCAACTGGTTTATATGCTGAAAATGTCGTCACTGGTTTCTGTAATTGGCATGCAAGAACTGACGCGAAAAGCCAACGAGCTTGTTGTGACAGAATATCGGCCTTTGGAAATTTATACCATTTTAGTACTGGAATATTTGGTGCTTATTTTGGTCGTTTCTGCGGGCGTGCGGTGGCTAGAGCGGCGCCTTAAATCAGACGAGCGGGTTTAA
- a CDS encoding UvrD-helicase domain-containing protein, with amino-acid sequence MSSYDNTHKPAELSLSAQAIAARPSPYLDQLNPAQRAAVEALDGPVLMLAGAGTGKTKALTCRIAHLLTTGRARPHEILSVTFTNKAAREMKNRVAELLGQSVEGMPWMGTFHSICVKLLRRHAELVGLKSSFTILDTDDQIRLLKQLLVASDVDDKRWPARQLAGIIDQWKNRAWGPENVPAAEAGAFNHRATEFYAAYQERLKALNAVDFGDLLLHVVKIFQTQPDVLQQYQQWFKYILVDEYQDTNVAQYLWLRLLAGGHKNICCVGDDDQSIYGWRGAEVGNILKFEKDFAGAKTVRLEQNYRSTPHILAAASAVISGNTGRLGKELWTDLDEGEKLRLIGHWDAEEEARWIGDEIEALQQGSRGLDKFSPDQMAILVRASHQMRAFEDRFLTIGLPYRVIGGPRFYERMEIRDAMAYFRLVCSPSDDLAFERIVNTPKRGLGDKAQQKIQSMARQEGIALTEGARLLLEAKGLSGKGALELGRLVDGLGRWRKTMQDQSISHQELAEVILDESGYTEMWQNDKTPEAAGRLENLKELVKALDQFENLQGFLEHVSLVMDNERDEAGEKVSIMTLHAAKGLEFPAVFLPGWEDGLFPSQRSMEETGQRGLEEERRLAYVGITRAERLCTICFAGNRRIFGQWQSSMPSRFIDELPADHVDVLTPPGLYGSAYGMQSEASNLAVDMGNIGGGYASPGWKRLQSQSAERPISQPRESAHMTIDAVAVSSFTIGVRVFHQKFGYGCVSEIEGDKLTIAFEKAGIKKVVSRFVVLADDVPF; translated from the coding sequence ATGAGCAGCTATGATAACACCCATAAACCCGCAGAGCTTTCTCTTTCTGCACAAGCGATCGCGGCGCGGCCAAGCCCTTATCTTGATCAACTGAATCCGGCGCAGCGCGCTGCTGTTGAAGCGCTTGACGGGCCGGTTTTGATGTTGGCGGGGGCAGGGACGGGAAAAACCAAAGCCTTAACCTGCCGGATTGCGCATTTGTTAACGACGGGGCGGGCGCGTCCTCATGAGATATTGTCGGTAACATTTACCAATAAAGCCGCCCGCGAGATGAAAAACCGCGTTGCAGAATTGCTAGGGCAATCTGTTGAAGGGATGCCTTGGATGGGTACGTTTCATTCGATTTGCGTCAAGCTTCTGCGGCGCCATGCAGAATTGGTTGGGCTGAAAAGCAGCTTCACGATTTTGGATACGGATGATCAGATACGGCTATTAAAGCAATTGCTCGTGGCCTCTGATGTGGATGATAAGCGGTGGCCGGCGCGGCAATTGGCTGGCATTATCGATCAGTGGAAAAACCGAGCTTGGGGGCCTGAAAATGTACCCGCGGCTGAAGCGGGTGCTTTCAATCACCGCGCCACCGAATTCTATGCGGCCTATCAAGAGCGCCTCAAGGCATTAAATGCGGTGGATTTTGGCGATCTGTTACTGCATGTCGTTAAGATTTTTCAAACGCAGCCGGATGTTCTTCAGCAATATCAGCAGTGGTTCAAATACATCCTGGTGGACGAATATCAAGATACCAATGTTGCGCAGTATTTGTGGCTTAGATTATTGGCTGGTGGTCACAAAAATATCTGCTGTGTTGGTGATGATGATCAGTCAATCTATGGCTGGCGGGGCGCCGAAGTGGGCAATATTTTGAAATTTGAAAAGGATTTTGCGGGAGCGAAAACAGTAAGGTTGGAGCAAAATTACAGATCAACGCCGCATATTCTTGCCGCCGCAAGCGCCGTTATTTCAGGCAATACAGGGCGGTTGGGCAAAGAGCTTTGGACCGATCTTGACGAAGGTGAAAAGCTGCGTTTGATCGGGCATTGGGATGCCGAAGAAGAGGCCCGCTGGATTGGCGATGAGATCGAAGCGCTTCAACAAGGCAGCCGTGGTCTTGATAAGTTTAGTCCAGATCAAATGGCGATTTTGGTCCGGGCCAGCCATCAAATGCGCGCCTTTGAAGATCGGTTTTTGACCATTGGTTTACCCTATCGCGTGATTGGGGGGCCACGGTTTTACGAGCGGATGGAAATTCGCGATGCGATGGCTTACTTTCGACTGGTTTGTAGCCCCAGTGATGATTTAGCCTTTGAACGGATCGTGAATACGCCCAAACGCGGGCTGGGAGATAAAGCCCAGCAGAAAATTCAATCTATGGCGCGCCAAGAAGGCATTGCCTTAACGGAAGGGGCGAGGCTGCTTTTGGAGGCCAAAGGCCTGTCGGGCAAAGGGGCGCTTGAGCTGGGCCGTTTGGTCGATGGGCTGGGGCGGTGGCGCAAAACGATGCAAGATCAATCAATATCCCATCAAGAATTGGCTGAGGTGATATTGGATGAATCGGGCTATACCGAGATGTGGCAGAATGACAAAACACCCGAAGCGGCGGGGCGGTTGGAAAACTTGAAAGAATTGGTAAAAGCGCTCGATCAATTTGAGAATTTACAAGGGTTTTTAGAGCATGTGTCGCTGGTGATGGATAATGAGCGCGATGAGGCTGGTGAGAAAGTCAGCATTATGACGCTGCATGCCGCCAAAGGGCTCGAGTTTCCAGCCGTTTTCCTACCAGGGTGGGAAGATGGTTTATTCCCCTCGCAGCGCAGTATGGAGGAAACTGGTCAGCGTGGTTTGGAAGAAGAGCGCCGTCTTGCCTATGTGGGGATTACGCGCGCAGAGCGTCTGTGTACGATTTGTTTTGCGGGCAACCGGCGCATTTTTGGACAATGGCAATCTTCAATGCCTTCTCGGTTTATTGATGAGCTGCCTGCTGATCACGTCGATGTTCTGACCCCCCCGGGTCTTTATGGCAGTGCCTATGGAATGCAGAGTGAGGCGTCAAATTTGGCTGTTGATATGGGAAATATCGGCGGGGGCTACGCCTCACCGGGGTGGAAGCGCTTGCAATCCCAAAGCGCTGAGCGCCCGATAAGCCAACCGCGCGAAAGCGCGCATATGACGATTGATGCGGTTGCGGTTTCAAGTTTTACAATCGGTGTGCGGGTGTTTCATCAAAAGTTTGGCTATGGTTGCGTGTCTGAGATTGAAGGCGATAAATTGACAATCGCCTTTGAAAAGGCCGGGATTAAAAAAGTGGTCTCGCGTTTTGTGGTATTGGCGGATGACGTGCCATTTTAA
- a CDS encoding alpha-hydroxy acid oxidase has translation MDLDTRYPGIFDLKLAAKRKLPHFVWEYLDSATGTESTLVNNRIAFDQVRMMPSVLHGPLAVDLNCNFLGKTFDLPFGVAPVGLSGLIWPNAETLLARNAKDNNLPYTLSTVACQTPETIGPVANGNGWFQLYPPRDPEIRTDMLSRVKNAGFDTLVLTVDLPVASRRERQTRSGITQPPRLTPRLLAQIAQKPHWALATAAFGRPAMPFLNKYAKVKPGMPPTAHIGYLLRASPDEAYLRWLRENWQGSLIVKGILNPDDTKRLERIGVDALWVSNHAGRQFDGAPESISMLPSIRRATTLPLIFDSGIESGLDILRALALGADFVMLGKAWHYALGALGPLGPAHLTDILRKDLIANMGQLGLENLKDCAGKIIAKQPG, from the coding sequence ATGGATTTAGACACACGATATCCCGGCATCTTCGACCTGAAACTGGCCGCAAAGCGCAAATTACCGCATTTTGTCTGGGAGTATCTTGATAGCGCCACCGGAACAGAAAGCACTCTTGTCAATAATCGCATCGCCTTTGATCAGGTGCGCATGATGCCATCGGTTTTACATGGGCCGCTCGCGGTTGATCTTAATTGCAATTTTTTAGGAAAAACCTTCGATCTGCCTTTTGGCGTTGCACCAGTGGGACTGTCGGGACTGATCTGGCCCAATGCCGAAACGCTGCTGGCGCGCAATGCTAAGGACAACAATCTACCCTATACCCTGTCAACGGTTGCGTGCCAAACGCCGGAAACCATTGGTCCTGTGGCAAACGGAAATGGCTGGTTTCAGCTTTACCCGCCGCGCGACCCTGAGATCCGCACAGATATGCTGAGCCGCGTTAAAAATGCGGGCTTTGATACTTTAGTCTTAACGGTTGATCTGCCCGTAGCCAGCCGGCGCGAACGCCAAACACGAAGCGGCATCACTCAGCCTCCAAGGCTTACGCCGCGCCTTCTGGCCCAAATCGCTCAAAAACCACATTGGGCGCTCGCAACGGCCGCCTTTGGGCGGCCCGCCATGCCGTTTTTGAACAAATATGCAAAGGTTAAACCTGGCATGCCCCCCACCGCCCATATCGGCTATTTGCTGCGGGCCTCGCCCGATGAGGCCTATCTACGCTGGCTTCGAGAAAATTGGCAGGGCTCGTTGATTGTCAAAGGTATTTTGAACCCCGATGATACCAAGCGGTTGGAACGCATTGGGGTCGACGCGTTATGGGTGTCAAACCATGCCGGCCGGCAATTTGACGGCGCGCCCGAAAGTATCAGCATGCTACCCAGTATTCGCCGTGCCACAACACTTCCGCTGATTTTTGACAGCGGTATTGAAAGCGGTTTGGATATCCTGCGCGCGCTTGCGCTGGGTGCAGATTTTGTGATGCTTGGGAAAGCATGGCATTATGCTTTGGGCGCGCTAGGGCCGCTGGGTCCGGCACATTTAACAGATATTTTACGCAAAGATCTTATCGCCAATATGGGCCAATTGGGGCTCGAAAATCTAAAAGACTGCGCCGGCAAAATAATCGCAAAACAGCCTGGTTAA
- a CDS encoding SDR family NAD(P)-dependent oxidoreductase, producing the protein MNNYDLNGRLAVITGGAQGIGFAVAQRFIASGAGVMIWDQDDAQGQAAVARLGQGAAAMPVDVADANAVKDAAEKTKADYGSISILITCAGVAGSNAKLVAYDPDEWKSIIDINLNGTFNCCRAVVPSMMEQGYGRIVTVASVAGKEGNPNAAAYSASKAGVIALTKSLGKEHADMDIAVNCVTPAAAKTRIFDQMSQKHIDYMLSKIPRGRFLQVEEAAQMITWLSTSENSFTTGSVFDLSGGRATY; encoded by the coding sequence ATGAATAACTATGATTTAAATGGCCGTTTGGCGGTGATCACTGGCGGCGCGCAGGGCATCGGATTTGCTGTTGCGCAACGCTTCATCGCCAGCGGCGCGGGAGTGATGATTTGGGATCAAGATGATGCGCAGGGGCAGGCCGCAGTCGCACGATTGGGGCAGGGTGCCGCCGCGATGCCTGTGGATGTGGCTGATGCGAATGCGGTGAAAGACGCAGCGGAAAAAACCAAAGCTGACTATGGGTCTATTTCAATTTTGATCACATGCGCTGGTGTTGCGGGATCAAACGCAAAGCTTGTGGCTTATGACCCAGATGAATGGAAATCGATTATCGACATTAATCTCAACGGCACCTTCAATTGTTGCCGCGCGGTGGTGCCATCCATGATGGAGCAAGGCTATGGGCGCATTGTAACCGTTGCCTCGGTGGCGGGAAAAGAAGGAAACCCAAATGCTGCGGCCTATTCTGCCTCTAAAGCTGGGGTGATCGCCTTAACCAAATCCTTGGGCAAAGAACATGCTGATATGGATATTGCGGTGAATTGTGTGACCCCGGCAGCGGCGAAAACCCGAATTTTCGATCAAATGAGCCAGAAACATATCGACTATATGTTGTCTAAGATTCCCCGTGGGCGCTTTTTGCAGGTTGAAGAAGCCGCCCAAATGATCACTTGGCTGAGCACTTCGGAAAATTCATTCACCACGGGATCTGTCTTTGACCTAAGCGGCGGTCGCGCAACTTATTAG
- a CDS encoding amino acid ABC transporter ATP-binding protein, giving the protein MPKSPRDNDIEIKDISKNFGKFAALKDVSLSVKQGERVVVCGPSGSGKSTLIRCINGLEIHDAGSITVDGIILNHKTKSLEQIRSRVGMVFQQFNLFPHLTVLENITLGPVRAKKVTRQEADSRAMGYLERVKIPEQAHKYPGQLSGGQQQRVAIARSLCMEPKILLFDEPTSALDPEMISEVLEVMIELADTGMTMICVTHEMGFARRVADTMIFMDQGRIVETAPPAKFFDSPDTDRCKTFLQQILHH; this is encoded by the coding sequence ATGCCTAAAAGCCCACGAGATAATGATATTGAGATTAAAGATATCTCAAAAAATTTTGGTAAATTCGCCGCCTTAAAGGATGTTTCGCTAAGCGTAAAGCAAGGAGAGCGCGTTGTTGTCTGTGGCCCCTCTGGATCTGGAAAGTCTACATTAATAAGATGTATCAACGGATTAGAGATCCATGATGCGGGATCAATTACGGTTGATGGCATCATATTAAACCATAAAACCAAATCTCTTGAACAGATCAGATCGCGCGTTGGCATGGTTTTTCAACAATTCAATCTTTTTCCCCATTTGACTGTTTTGGAAAATATCACGCTTGGGCCGGTTCGTGCCAAAAAAGTGACCCGTCAAGAGGCGGATAGCCGGGCCATGGGGTATTTAGAACGGGTTAAAATCCCCGAACAAGCGCATAAATATCCGGGCCAATTGTCGGGCGGGCAACAACAAAGGGTGGCGATTGCCCGGTCTTTATGTATGGAGCCAAAAATTCTATTATTTGACGAGCCAACATCGGCTTTGGACCCAGAAATGATCAGCGAAGTGCTTGAGGTGATGATTGAACTGGCCGATACCGGAATGACAATGATTTGTGTCACCCATGAAATGGGGTTTGCCCGGCGGGTGGCCGATACAATGATTTTTATGGATCAAGGCCGGATCGTTGAAACTGCGCCTCCAGCCAAATTTTTTGACTCTCCAGATACCGATCGGTGTAAGACCTTTCTTCAACAAATTCTGCATCACTAG
- a CDS encoding transporter substrate-binding domain-containing protein gives MVMAVSSVQVHAGALQDILSSGTLKVGTTGDWNPMTMKDSATNSYTGFDIDVMTQLAADLGVELELVPTEWKTLVAGIAAGKYHMTGSASVSPARAKATGYSDSYFSLATVPLTLKSNADKYKDWEDLNNADVRVAATLGTTQEKQVKQYFPDAKHVIVEAPAQPFQQVLSGRADAHITSNVEANKLVAIHSDLMIVPVSEPKSPTPIAMLLPQADQVWINYVNTWIKLKQERGFFKELDDKWKLN, from the coding sequence ATGGTAATGGCGGTGTCATCCGTTCAAGTCCACGCGGGCGCTTTACAGGATATTTTAAGCAGCGGAACGTTGAAAGTGGGCACGACGGGAGATTGGAACCCGATGACGATGAAGGATTCGGCAACCAATTCGTATACGGGGTTTGATATCGATGTGATGACCCAGCTTGCGGCAGACCTTGGCGTTGAATTAGAGCTGGTCCCGACAGAATGGAAAACGCTGGTCGCTGGCATTGCGGCGGGCAAGTACCATATGACGGGATCTGCCTCGGTTTCGCCAGCGCGTGCAAAAGCAACAGGCTATTCTGACAGCTATTTCTCGCTTGCCACAGTTCCGCTGACGTTGAAGTCAAATGCTGATAAATATAAAGATTGGGAGGATCTCAACAATGCGGATGTGCGTGTTGCTGCAACCCTAGGTACAACGCAGGAAAAACAGGTCAAACAGTATTTCCCTGATGCGAAGCATGTGATCGTAGAAGCTCCCGCGCAGCCGTTCCAACAGGTGCTGAGCGGTCGCGCTGATGCACATATTACGTCAAACGTAGAGGCGAATAAATTGGTAGCGATTCATTCTGATTTGATGATTGTACCGGTTTCAGAGCCAAAATCACCCACGCCAATCGCGATGTTATTGCCGCAGGCAGATCAAGTTTGGATCAACTATGTGAACACTTGGATCAAACTCAAACAAGAGCGCGGCTTTTTTAAAGAATTAGATGATAAGTGGAAGCTTAATTAA
- a CDS encoding DUF6691 family protein — translation MRILISLVSGALFGLGLIISGMTDTKKVQGWLDIFGEWDPTLAFVMGGAMLPMVIAWKATRVRTPLTADKFPAANTAGINRDLIIGSVFFGIGWGLAGLCPGPAIASLSFGGSSGVVFASAMIIGMLSTRRLQTFFSKTENTPKTLP, via the coding sequence ATGCGCATATTGATTAGTTTAGTGTCAGGCGCTTTGTTCGGCCTTGGCTTGATCATATCGGGCATGACGGATACCAAAAAGGTGCAGGGCTGGTTGGACATATTCGGCGAATGGGACCCCACCTTAGCTTTTGTAATGGGCGGAGCAATGCTACCAATGGTGATCGCCTGGAAGGCCACGCGGGTGCGCACGCCCCTGACGGCGGATAAATTTCCAGCTGCGAACACGGCCGGAATAAATCGCGACCTTATTATTGGCTCGGTGTTTTTCGGGATCGGATGGGGGTTGGCAGGCCTATGCCCAGGCCCGGCAATCGCATCCTTAAGCTTTGGTGGAAGCAGCGGCGTGGTATTTGCAAGCGCAATGATCATTGGCATGCTTTCGACGCGGCGCCTTCAAACATTTTTTAGTAAAACTGAGAATACACCAAAAACGTTGCCGTGA
- a CDS encoding DUF2312 domain-containing protein, translating into MQDTPEDTHRVAAAELRQFIERYERLEAEKKDIADQQKEVMAEAKGRGYDTRVMRKLIVLRKRDQNEIAEEEAILDLYKEVLGM; encoded by the coding sequence ATGCAAGATACGCCCGAAGACACCCACCGTGTGGCTGCCGCAGAGCTTCGTCAGTTTATTGAAAGATATGAACGTTTGGAGGCTGAAAAAAAAGATATTGCGGATCAACAGAAAGAGGTGATGGCAGAAGCCAAAGGGCGGGGCTACGACACGCGCGTGATGCGTAAATTGATCGTTTTGCGCAAGCGCGATCAAAACGAGATTGCCGAAGAAGAAGCCATCTTAGATCTGTATAAGGAAGTTCTGGGGATGTAG
- a CDS encoding iron ABC transporter permease, translating into MTSRAIHKTLGAAFPQAVNIWSLAALLIAAGVLLPIIAILVLAFFPSDDIWSHLLATTLPRYLSTTLALMVCVGFGAACIGAGTAWLITRYRFWGVRSFEWLLLMPLAIPAYVGAYALVDLLEYAGPVQSALRGVMGWTNAQDYWFFEIRSFGAASFVLTMALYPYVYLLSRAAFREQSGAVEEVAQSLGSHAFLRFWKIGLPLARPAIAAGTAIVMMETINDFGAVDYFAVQTLTTGIFSVWLEGSNAGGAAQLATLGLCLIIVLVLLEKNGRHKMRFFSLSTHHRPILRQKLRGRHAVFASVFCFLPVLFGFIIPALVLALHAVRKLDYWKDADLYAALWNTVFVGAIAAFFTVAAGLVMVYGVRLSQQKLPRLLLPLTTIGYAAPGAVLAVGILIPLAAFDNALADFILAFTGREIGLILTGTSFAVILAYFVRFFAIAQGAADTAMERVSPNLSQAARSLGRSKREILVQIFLPLIKGSLGSALVLVFVDCVKELPATMLLRPFNFSTLATRTHDQASLENLPQAAPAALLIILVGLLAVGLLARASR; encoded by the coding sequence GTGACAAGCCGTGCCATTCATAAGACGTTGGGGGCAGCCTTTCCCCAAGCGGTCAATATATGGTCGCTCGCGGCCCTGCTGATTGCAGCGGGCGTTTTATTGCCGATTATTGCGATTTTGGTTTTGGCGTTTTTCCCCTCAGATGATATTTGGAGCCATTTACTGGCAACCACCTTGCCTCGCTATCTTTCAACCACGCTCGCGCTTATGGTATGCGTGGGTTTTGGTGCTGCGTGCATAGGCGCTGGCACCGCGTGGTTGATCACGCGGTATCGGTTTTGGGGCGTGCGCTCTTTTGAATGGTTACTGCTTATGCCATTGGCGATACCCGCTTATGTGGGGGCCTATGCGTTGGTTGATTTGCTCGAATATGCGGGCCCTGTCCAGAGCGCGCTGAGGGGGGTGATGGGATGGACAAACGCGCAAGATTATTGGTTTTTTGAAATTAGGTCATTCGGCGCGGCTAGTTTTGTACTGACAATGGCGCTGTATCCTTATGTTTATTTACTCAGTCGGGCAGCATTTCGTGAACAATCTGGGGCCGTCGAAGAGGTGGCTCAATCGCTTGGGTCGCATGCATTTTTGCGGTTTTGGAAAATTGGTTTGCCTTTGGCGCGCCCGGCAATCGCTGCTGGAACGGCGATTGTGATGATGGAAACGATCAATGATTTTGGCGCGGTTGATTATTTTGCGGTTCAAACCCTAACAACTGGAATTTTCAGCGTTTGGCTGGAAGGCAGCAACGCAGGCGGGGCGGCGCAATTGGCGACTTTGGGATTGTGTTTGATTATCGTTTTGGTTCTGCTTGAAAAAAATGGGCGCCACAAAATGCGGTTTTTCAGTTTATCCACTCATCACAGGCCAATTTTAAGGCAAAAATTGCGTGGTCGCCACGCTGTTTTCGCTTCGGTATTTTGCTTTTTGCCAGTTTTATTCGGATTTATAATTCCTGCTTTGGTTCTGGCGCTGCACGCGGTGCGCAAGCTTGATTACTGGAAAGATGCGGATCTATACGCGGCGTTGTGGAACACGGTGTTTGTCGGCGCGATTGCAGCCTTTTTCACAGTGGCTGCTGGACTCGTCATGGTATATGGCGTCCGTCTTAGCCAACAAAAATTGCCGCGTCTTTTATTGCCCCTCACCACGATCGGTTACGCTGCCCCTGGTGCGGTCTTGGCTGTTGGCATTTTAATTCCTTTGGCGGCTTTTGATAACGCCTTGGCCGATTTTATTCTGGCCTTCACAGGGCGCGAGATCGGGTTGATTTTAACGGGCACGTCTTTTGCGGTCATTTTGGCGTATTTTGTGCGCTTTTTTGCGATTGCCCAAGGCGCCGCGGATACCGCGATGGAGCGCGTCTCTCCCAATTTATCGCAGGCGGCCCGCTCTTTAGGCCGCTCAAAGCGTGAAATATTGGTGCAGATTTTTTTACCCTTGATTAAAGGCAGCTTGGGGTCGGCCTTGGTGCTGGTTTTTGTCGATTGCGTGAAAGAGCTGCCTGCAACGATGCTTTTAAGGCCGTTCAATTTCAGCACGCTCGCCACTCGTACGCATGATCAGGCGAGTTTGGAAAATTTACCTCAGGCTGCGCCGGCGGCCTTATTGATAATATTGGTCGGCTTGCTCGCTGTCGGGCTCTTGGCACGCGCCAGCCGATAA
- a CDS encoding MBL fold metallo-hydrolase, whose amino-acid sequence MGPKVKAFFDPQTNTISYLVRDPNGHAAAIIDSVLDFDHASGTTQTSSADKIIAYVKEQALDIQWLLESHVHADHLSAAPYIQDQLGGRIGIGNNITLVQDTFGKVFNEGTEFQRDGSQFDQLFDHGDVFHIGQMRVDVLHTPGHTPACLTYVIEDAAFVGDTLFMPDFGTARCDFPGGSSQTLYESIQKILALPDETKIFVGHDYKAPGRDEYSWETTVGEQRKKNIHIGGDVKAEAFVKLRDERDAKLAMPKLIVPSLQINMRAGNMPPPDEHGDVFLKLPINKL is encoded by the coding sequence ATGGGACCGAAAGTAAAAGCTTTTTTTGATCCGCAAACCAACACAATTTCTTATCTCGTGCGCGACCCGAACGGACATGCGGCTGCCATCATCGACAGCGTGCTTGATTTTGATCATGCCTCTGGAACCACTCAGACCAGCTCAGCAGATAAAATCATCGCTTATGTCAAGGAACAGGCTTTGGATATTCAATGGCTGCTTGAAAGCCATGTGCATGCCGATCACCTCTCCGCGGCCCCATATATCCAAGACCAACTAGGTGGCAGAATTGGGATCGGAAACAACATCACCCTTGTTCAAGATACATTTGGAAAAGTATTCAACGAGGGCACAGAGTTTCAGCGCGACGGTAGCCAATTTGATCAATTATTCGATCACGGGGATGTTTTTCACATTGGTCAAATGCGCGTTGATGTTTTACATACACCAGGGCATACCCCGGCCTGCCTCACCTATGTCATCGAAGACGCCGCTTTCGTTGGAGATACGTTGTTCATGCCCGATTTTGGCACCGCACGCTGCGATTTTCCGGGCGGGTCCTCGCAAACCCTATATGAATCGATTCAAAAGATACTCGCGCTGCCCGATGAAACAAAAATTTTTGTAGGCCATGATTACAAAGCGCCGGGCAGAGATGAATATAGTTGGGAAACCACCGTTGGTGAACAGCGTAAAAAGAATATTCACATTGGGGGCGATGTCAAAGCTGAAGCGTTTGTAAAGCTTCGAGACGAACGAGATGCAAAACTTGCGATGCCAAAATTGATAGTGCCCTCATTGCAAATCAATATGCGGGCAGGCAATATGCCACCGCCTGATGAGCATGGGGATGTGTTTTTAAAACTGCCCATCAATAAACTTTAA
- a CDS encoding DUF3764 family protein, with amino-acid sequence MLVVTTIRLSKGFQAWKDMVHSVEDKMQEHGMTFVFAGTQKDDDTMLHTVIHFESEEHLKRFGADEELTRLRAEAGAIVETGTFTPITDDAFINYPKVLDLD; translated from the coding sequence GTGCTAGTGGTGACGACAATAAGGTTATCTAAAGGTTTCCAGGCATGGAAAGATATGGTCCACTCTGTTGAAGACAAGATGCAAGAACATGGCATGACATTTGTTTTTGCAGGAACACAAAAAGACGATGACACCATGCTGCACACTGTCATACATTTTGAATCAGAAGAACATTTGAAGCGTTTTGGTGCCGATGAAGAGCTGACCAGGCTAAGAGCAGAAGCAGGCGCGATAGTCGAAACTGGAACGTTTACACCGATCACAGACGACGCCTTTATTAATTATCCGAAAGTTTTAGACTTAGATTAA